One stretch of Pedobacter riviphilus DNA includes these proteins:
- a CDS encoding GIN domain-containing protein translates to MKTSIKTLTKSVLAAIVLSSAIFSTSVMAGEKQPIKMSAPKNISQVIVSGNVEITLIQGKKESVSYNDDNTGVVKVIQDGHALKISSTDKNTAKITVYVNNIYRVQASENAVVKTAGKLDAKYLQLFLKGNAVAEIDSDTESLYTVIEDRADLKLSGATGEHILVMGSTPKLNLDRFAAMKTQVSSPVTGTEQTASLAK, encoded by the coding sequence ATGAAAACCTCAATCAAAACCCTAACAAAATCAGTATTGGCAGCTATCGTTTTAAGTTCTGCTATTTTCTCAACAAGTGTAATGGCAGGTGAGAAACAGCCAATCAAAATGTCGGCACCTAAAAACATCAGCCAGGTTATTGTAAGTGGAAATGTAGAAATTACATTAATACAAGGAAAAAAAGAAAGCGTAAGCTACAACGATGATAACACTGGTGTAGTAAAAGTGATCCAGGATGGACATGCATTAAAAATCAGCTCTACAGATAAAAATACAGCTAAGATTACTGTTTATGTAAACAACATCTATAGGGTACAGGCATCTGAAAATGCCGTAGTAAAAACAGCAGGCAAATTGGATGCTAAATATCTTCAGTTATTCTTAAAAGGAAATGCGGTTGCCGAAATCGATTCAGATACAGAAAGTTTATATACTGTAATTGAAGACCGTGCAGATTTAAAATTAAGCGGCGCTACCGGAGAGCATATCTTGGTAATGGGAAGCACACCAAAATTGAATTTAGACAGATTTGCGGCAATGAAAACACAAGTGAGTTCGCCAGTAACTGGTACAGAACAAACTGCTTCATTAGCAAAATAA
- the kaiC gene encoding circadian clock protein KaiC codes for MAKSKKKLEAHSSGTIPKTLTGISGLDEVTLGGLPSGRPTLICGDAGCGKTLFSIEFIVKGALYYNEPGVFMAFEEKAEELKANVAPLGFDLEQLEKDKKIKLDYVHIDRSEIEETGEYDLEGLFIRLGYAIDSIGAKRVVLDTIENLFSGLRNAAVLRAEIRRLFQFLKSKGVTAIITGERGGNRLTRQGLEEYVSDCVILLDHRITNQISTRRLRIVKYRGSFHGTNEYPFLIDDEGISVLPVTSLMLNHEVSSKNLSSGIPALDKMLGNSGFFKGSSILVSGTAGTGKTSITATFANSACLHGEKCLFFAFEESPKQIIRNMRSIGIDLQKHVTEGCLEFYASRPTLYGLEMHLVAIHKAIKKFKPSVVVLDPITNLITIGSVSEVKTMLVRLIDFLQAEQITVMFTALTFNNMVNEQTDEGISSLVDAWLLIKDIESNGERNRGLYIMKSRGMKHSNQIREFVITDQGLNLVDVYLTEDGVLTGSAREARMLLEQTGEVIHAQAVSRKDRELERKRKILESKIESLKSEYESAEEELNKVYVEEALKKQIMGETLSKIADMRRGNTDSKEKNINKKRNK; via the coding sequence ATGGCTAAATCAAAAAAGAAGCTGGAAGCGCACTCATCTGGTACAATTCCTAAAACACTTACTGGTATTTCCGGACTTGATGAAGTCACGCTGGGTGGGTTGCCTTCAGGAAGGCCTACACTTATTTGTGGCGATGCAGGTTGTGGCAAAACACTTTTTTCCATAGAATTTATTGTAAAAGGCGCATTGTATTATAATGAGCCAGGAGTATTTATGGCTTTTGAAGAAAAAGCCGAAGAACTTAAAGCGAATGTAGCTCCGCTTGGATTTGATCTGGAACAGTTGGAAAAGGATAAAAAGATAAAGTTAGATTATGTACACATCGACCGCTCGGAAATAGAAGAAACAGGGGAGTACGATTTGGAAGGACTTTTTATTCGTTTGGGTTATGCAATAGATAGTATAGGGGCAAAAAGAGTGGTGCTTGATACGATCGAGAACCTGTTTTCGGGGTTGCGCAATGCTGCTGTGCTACGGGCCGAAATCCGAAGACTTTTTCAGTTCCTAAAATCGAAGGGTGTTACCGCAATCATAACAGGAGAGCGTGGTGGAAATAGGCTCACCCGCCAGGGGCTTGAAGAATATGTTTCAGACTGTGTGATTTTACTTGATCATAGAATTACCAACCAGATTTCGACCAGGAGGCTGCGGATTGTAAAATACCGTGGATCTTTCCACGGAACGAATGAATATCCCTTTCTGATAGACGATGAGGGTATCTCTGTGCTTCCGGTTACCTCTTTGATGCTGAATCATGAGGTTTCTTCGAAAAATCTGTCTTCAGGTATTCCTGCGCTTGATAAAATGCTGGGAAATTCCGGCTTTTTTAAAGGGAGCAGTATATTGGTTTCGGGTACGGCCGGAACGGGAAAGACCAGTATAACGGCCACATTCGCTAATTCTGCCTGTTTACATGGAGAAAAATGTCTTTTTTTTGCATTCGAAGAGTCTCCAAAGCAGATCATTAGGAATATGCGTTCTATCGGTATCGATCTTCAAAAACATGTAACAGAGGGCTGCCTGGAATTTTATGCCTCGCGGCCTACTTTATATGGCCTTGAGATGCACCTGGTGGCGATACACAAAGCGATCAAAAAATTTAAGCCCTCAGTAGTGGTGCTCGATCCGATTACCAACCTGATAACGATAGGATCAGTAAGTGAGGTGAAAACCATGCTTGTACGCCTTATCGACTTTCTACAGGCAGAGCAGATTACGGTAATGTTTACAGCACTTACCTTTAATAATATGGTGAACGAACAGACCGATGAGGGTATATCTTCACTTGTTGATGCATGGTTATTGATCAAAGATATTGAGAGTAACGGCGAAAGGAACAGGGGATTATATATCATGAAATCCAGGGGCATGAAACATTCCAACCAGATCAGGGAATTTGTGATTACCGATCAGGGGCTAAACCTGGTGGATGTATATCTTACCGAGGATGGTGTGCTTACTGGTTCGGCAAGAGAAGCACGTATGCTTTTGGAGCAAACTGGTGAAGTTATTCATGCCCAGGCAGTTAGCCGCAAAGACCGGGAGCTTGAACGTAAACGGAAAATCTTAGAATCAAAGATTGAAAGTTTAAAATCAGAATATGAGTCTGCAGAAGAAGAACTCAATAAAGTTTATGTAGAAGAAGCGTTGAAAAAACAGATTATGGGCGAAACGCTGAGCAAGATTGCCGATATGCGAAGGGGAAATACAGATAGTAAAGAAAAAAATATAAATAAAAAAAGAAATAAATAG
- the kaiB gene encoding circadian clock protein KaiB yields MGKAYELRLYVAGKTSKSVAALENLKKLCEEHLKGKYSIEVIDLLEKPQLAEGDQIFAIPTLVKKVPEPVRKIIGDLSNEEKVLVGLDIRTKVNH; encoded by the coding sequence GTGGGAAAAGCATACGAACTCCGGCTATACGTAGCTGGTAAAACGAGTAAATCGGTAGCTGCGCTTGAAAACCTGAAGAAGCTCTGTGAAGAACATCTGAAGGGGAAATATAGCATTGAGGTAATCGACCTTTTGGAAAAACCACAACTGGCTGAGGGTGATCAGATATTTGCGATTCCGACATTGGTGAAAAAAGTTCCTGAACCGGTTCGCAAAATCATTGGCGACCTCTCAAATGAAGAAAAGGTATTGGTGGGATTGGATATACGCACAAAGGTTAATCATTAA
- a CDS encoding circadian clock KaiB family protein, translated as MSIGNPAHQDSNPSVEFFSLRLFIAGASPVSARAIVNIRAICEEFIAGRYELDIIDAHQQPLLVQQEDVTAIPMLIKKSPMPTKKLIGDCSDREKVLKGLGINH; from the coding sequence ATGTCAATAGGAAATCCAGCTCATCAAGATAGTAACCCAAGCGTCGAATTTTTTTCGCTTAGGCTTTTCATTGCTGGTGCATCACCGGTTTCCGCAAGGGCAATTGTTAACATCCGCGCAATCTGCGAAGAATTTATTGCCGGCAGATACGAGTTAGATATCATTGATGCGCATCAGCAGCCATTATTGGTTCAGCAGGAGGATGTTACCGCCATTCCGATGCTGATCAAAAAATCACCCATGCCTACCAAAAAGCTGATTGGGGATTGTTCGGATCGCGAGAAAGTATTAAAAGGGTTGGGTATTAACCATTAA
- a CDS encoding PAS domain-containing sensor histidine kinase: MQKTNEHISLERAYEELRIQLEEANDIIHAIRSGEVDALIVDGENGRQLFTLKSADHTYRIFIEQMSQSALTLDASARILYCNSQLAKLLSLPLEKVIGSNFLTFFSKEDQAIIREIIAVAWEKDSRTEINIISSAGIPLPVQLSLKVLNLDEGTALSIIITDLSELKKNQLLLETRNKELEATRKTADELNENLENIVRQRTRELEATNEELAAVNDLQTEINNQLNNALHALKESEDNLQSAFDAAELGSCNLDIKTGRVEASKRFRELCGLPLEEEVNWKMVMECVDAEHLSDFEQVFKDCINLRKPLDYTYLIRNLVSSEHRWVRIVGKAKRSSGADFDSIYAVLMDVTDQKRDEQRKNDFIAMVSHELKTPLTSMKGYIQVMQLKAKSNQNDFADKALQRAERQVNKMTSMINGFLNLSRLESGKMLMDFQPIEMSLLLEEVVEEYIATVNSHDIKFAFQPGLFVNVDKDKVGHVINNLISNAMKYSPVDSEITVECYPEGETAVFRIADHGMGIDENDIPKLFERFYRVESNRMTTVAGFGIGLYLSAEIIQRHGGKIWAESEIGKGSVFYFSLPLLNPS; this comes from the coding sequence ATGCAGAAGACAAATGAACATATCAGTCTCGAGCGTGCCTATGAGGAACTGCGCATCCAGCTAGAGGAAGCTAACGATATTATTCATGCTATCCGCTCGGGAGAAGTTGATGCCCTGATTGTAGATGGTGAAAATGGTCGGCAGCTTTTTACGCTGAAGAGTGCAGACCATACTTACCGCATCTTTATTGAACAGATGAGCCAAAGTGCACTAACCCTTGATGCATCTGCCCGGATATTGTATTGCAATTCGCAGTTGGCCAAACTTTTATCGCTACCCTTAGAAAAAGTTATCGGGTCAAACTTTTTAACGTTTTTTTCAAAAGAAGACCAGGCCATTATCAGAGAAATAATTGCCGTTGCTTGGGAAAAGGATTCCAGAACAGAAATCAACATTATAAGCAGCGCAGGCATTCCTTTGCCCGTTCAGCTTTCTTTAAAAGTGCTTAATCTTGATGAGGGGACCGCACTAAGTATTATTATTACTGATCTGAGCGAGTTGAAGAAAAACCAGTTGCTTTTAGAGACCAGAAACAAAGAACTTGAAGCAACGAGGAAAACAGCGGATGAACTCAATGAAAATCTTGAAAATATCGTCAGGCAAAGAACCCGAGAACTGGAAGCGACCAACGAGGAGCTCGCAGCTGTCAATGATCTCCAAACAGAAATCAATAATCAGCTCAATAATGCGCTTCACGCGTTAAAGGAAAGTGAAGATAACCTACAATCTGCTTTCGATGCAGCTGAGCTGGGCAGCTGTAACCTGGATATTAAAACAGGACGTGTAGAAGCATCAAAAAGATTCAGGGAACTCTGCGGTCTGCCTTTGGAGGAAGAGGTTAACTGGAAAATGGTGATGGAATGTGTTGATGCCGAGCATCTTTCAGATTTCGAGCAGGTTTTTAAGGATTGTATCAATCTCAGAAAACCATTAGATTATACTTATCTCATCAGGAATCTTGTTTCAAGTGAGCACCGCTGGGTGAGGATAGTTGGAAAGGCTAAAAGGAGTAGTGGTGCCGATTTTGATAGTATTTACGCGGTTTTGATGGATGTAACAGATCAAAAACGTGACGAACAGCGAAAGAATGACTTTATTGCAATGGTTAGCCACGAACTTAAAACACCGCTTACTTCCATGAAAGGTTATATTCAGGTGATGCAATTGAAAGCCAAGAGCAATCAGAACGATTTTGCAGATAAAGCGCTTCAGCGAGCTGAGCGTCAGGTGAATAAAATGACCAGTATGATCAATGGTTTCCTAAACCTTTCGCGCCTGGAGTCAGGGAAAATGCTGATGGATTTTCAGCCTATAGAAATGTCTTTGCTGCTTGAAGAAGTGGTTGAGGAGTATATCGCAACAGTAAACAGCCACGATATAAAGTTTGCATTTCAGCCAGGTCTTTTTGTGAACGTAGATAAAGACAAAGTTGGGCATGTGATTAATAATCTAATCAGCAATGCGATGAAATATTCGCCTGTAGATAGTGAAATAACTGTTGAGTGTTATCCTGAAGGTGAGACAGCAGTATTCCGGATAGCGGACCATGGGATGGGAATAGATGAGAATGACATTCCAAAACTGTTCGAACGGTTTTACCGGGTAGAAAGCAATCGAATGACAACCGTTGCGGGTTTTGGAATAGGACTTTATCTATCTGCAGAGATAATTCAGCGGCATGGCGGGAAGATATGGGCAGAAAGCGAGATAGGGAAGGGATCTGTTTTTTATTTTAGTTTGCCTTTACTTAATCCTTCCTGA
- a CDS encoding MFS transporter, with amino-acid sequence MLNIQTTKLFWASCLALLVTSLSFGIRAGIMNQLGIDFQLSTSQLGTITAAAFWGFPLAIIVGGFVVDIIGMKRLLVMAFIFHLAGIVLTIFAQGYWSLFLSTLLIGIANGTVEAACNPLVAALYPENKTTRLNHFHLWFPGGIVIGTLLVTLFVQLGLGWKVQVAMMIIPTLIYGYLFSRLDFPVTERVSSGYSSSDMYKAVLSPLFIFMFICMFGTAITELFTGQWIGLLLKNVTDNAILLLTLTTGIMVIGRGFAEPVVHRLAPQGVLLLSAIFAAAGLYMLSTFTGNSVFFAAIIFGIGVCYFWPTMIGFVAENVPKSGALGLNLMGVQGCLLFLFIRCLWVAFMIT; translated from the coding sequence ATGCTTAACATTCAAACCACAAAACTATTCTGGGCTAGTTGTCTTGCATTACTAGTTACCTCCCTTTCTTTCGGCATCCGCGCCGGTATAATGAACCAGCTCGGTATCGATTTTCAATTAAGTACTTCCCAATTGGGCACCATTACGGCTGCGGCCTTCTGGGGATTTCCACTGGCCATCATTGTTGGAGGTTTTGTAGTCGATATAATTGGTATGAAGCGCTTGCTGGTAATGGCTTTTATTTTTCACCTGGCTGGAATTGTGCTTACCATTTTTGCCCAGGGCTATTGGAGCCTGTTTTTATCTACCTTGCTCATCGGCATTGCAAATGGCACTGTAGAGGCTGCTTGTAACCCATTGGTAGCCGCTTTATATCCAGAAAATAAAACAACCAGGTTAAATCATTTTCACTTATGGTTTCCCGGTGGCATTGTAATCGGTACCTTGCTGGTTACCCTGTTTGTTCAGCTTGGACTGGGCTGGAAAGTGCAGGTGGCCATGATGATTATTCCTACTTTGATTTACGGATACCTGTTCTCGAGGTTGGATTTCCCGGTTACCGAAAGGGTATCATCTGGTTATTCGAGCTCAGATATGTATAAAGCAGTACTTTCTCCTTTGTTTATCTTTATGTTCATTTGCATGTTCGGTACTGCCATTACCGAGTTATTTACCGGGCAATGGATAGGCTTACTGCTTAAAAACGTAACGGATAATGCTATTTTATTGCTTACCCTTACCACAGGGATCATGGTCATTGGTCGGGGTTTTGCCGAACCTGTAGTTCACCGCCTTGCTCCTCAGGGTGTACTGCTCTTATCCGCAATATTTGCCGCAGCAGGGCTTTACATGCTGAGCACCTTTACCGGAAATTCTGTTTTCTTTGCTGCGATCATTTTTGGTATAGGCGTTTGTTATTTCTGGCCAACGATGATCGGTTTTGTGGCAGAAAATGTTCCCAAATCGGGAGCCCTTGGCCTAAACCTAATGGGGGTGCAGGGATGTTTGCTGTTTCTATTTATACGATGTTTATGGGTAGCTTTTATGATAACCTGA
- the pepE gene encoding dipeptidase PepE, which yields MNVILASTSTLFGGNYLEYLKDELIKLFAGLDEIIFIPFARPGGISHEEYTGKARDFFSKLNIRVKGLHEFNDPISAIDAAKGFFTGGGNTFLLVKTLHELGLMEQLSENIKKGKPYLGCSAGSNIGGMNMKTTNDMPIVYPSSFECMGLVPFNLNPHYLDPNPELKHNGETRETRIMEFLTQNNIKVIGLREGNWVRILDHKITTEGSEYTRIFEAGKNPYECPPGSMLV from the coding sequence ATGAATGTCATCCTCGCTTCTACCTCTACGCTGTTCGGCGGTAATTACCTGGAATACCTAAAAGATGAACTGATTAAGCTCTTTGCCGGATTAGATGAAATTATATTTATCCCTTTTGCACGGCCTGGAGGTATTTCGCACGAAGAATATACAGGCAAAGCGCGGGATTTTTTCTCGAAGCTAAACATCAGGGTAAAAGGCCTGCACGAATTTAATGACCCCATTAGCGCTATCGATGCAGCCAAAGGATTTTTTACTGGCGGAGGCAATACCTTTCTTCTGGTAAAAACACTTCACGAACTGGGATTGATGGAGCAGCTAAGTGAAAACATCAAAAAAGGCAAACCTTATTTAGGCTGCAGCGCCGGGAGCAATATAGGTGGAATGAATATGAAAACCACCAATGACATGCCTATTGTGTATCCTTCCTCTTTTGAATGCATGGGCCTGGTTCCATTTAACCTTAATCCTCATTATCTCGACCCAAATCCGGAATTAAAACATAACGGAGAAACAAGGGAAACGAGAATTATGGAGTTTCTAACACAGAACAACATTAAGGTAATAGGCTTACGTGAAGGCAATTGGGTCAGGATATTAGATCACAAAATCACAACGGAAGGAAGTGAATACACCAGAATTTTTGAAGCGGGCAAAAACCCATATGAGTGCCCTCCAGGGAGTATGTTAGTGTAA
- a CDS encoding class I SAM-dependent methyltransferase encodes MQLLFDKVKNKIRHQIYIFVLSRFGFGNRVPKSIWEKQFYGNDWDYLYTEAEKGHYLAIVNLFKKVPFGSVLDVGCGQGVLYHYLKAAAEPLNYMGIDISGNAIGKAKASFPEANFKQLDFDYQKLEGKFDVIIFNETLYYFNRPLSIIQKCIDENLNNGGYFIISMCDYIGHEVIWQKLKQRYHFLSIEEIINLNKQKWKIGCFKP; translated from the coding sequence ATGCAACTGCTTTTTGATAAGGTCAAAAATAAAATCAGACATCAGATTTACATCTTTGTTTTATCTCGGTTTGGCTTTGGTAACAGGGTGCCCAAAAGTATATGGGAAAAACAGTTTTATGGAAACGACTGGGATTATCTTTACACTGAAGCCGAAAAAGGCCATTACCTGGCAATCGTAAATCTATTTAAAAAAGTGCCATTTGGCAGTGTTCTGGATGTTGGCTGCGGCCAGGGGGTACTTTATCATTATCTTAAAGCGGCAGCAGAGCCATTAAATTATATGGGAATTGATATATCTGGTAATGCAATTGGAAAAGCAAAAGCTTCATTTCCGGAGGCTAATTTTAAACAGTTAGATTTCGACTACCAGAAGTTGGAAGGAAAGTTTGATGTAATCATTTTTAACGAGACCCTGTATTATTTCAACAGACCTTTATCAATTATTCAAAAGTGTATCGATGAAAACCTGAATAATGGTGGCTATTTCATCATATCCATGTGCGATTATATTGGCCACGAGGTAATTTGGCAGAAACTAAAACAGCGATATCATTTTCTTTCCATTGAAGAGATCATAAACCTGAATAAACAGAAATGGAAAATAGGCTGCTTTAAGCCTTAA
- a CDS encoding polysaccharide deacetylase family protein: MPVPIIMLHHVNDFPDPGIADWSINTEKFKLLLDIIERKGLKTTTFEEIGERNSAIHQKSVILSFDDCPATLFEFAVPELLKRNMKAVFSIPTAQIGGYNSWDVAEQGFSKIALITAAQLQYLSSRGMEIASHGQHHLRASQISTENFIKEISASKTIIETLIDKKVHTFTFPYGDVPKNYRQLLRLSGYGYGLSIYQAKESNFALRRIGIHQSDTANSISFKLSQSYQLMRALFDPLLSLQFFLRLKAAYFPFLFIQVYDLFNGKKMISLF, from the coding sequence ATGCCAGTTCCAATTATCATGCTTCATCATGTTAATGATTTTCCCGACCCGGGGATAGCTGATTGGAGCATTAATACTGAAAAGTTTAAACTGCTGCTTGATATTATTGAGCGGAAAGGGCTTAAAACCACTACCTTTGAAGAAATTGGAGAAAGAAATAGCGCTATACATCAAAAATCGGTCATACTGAGTTTTGACGACTGCCCGGCAACGCTTTTTGAATTTGCAGTTCCAGAATTACTCAAAAGGAATATGAAGGCCGTTTTTTCAATCCCAACTGCACAGATTGGTGGATATAATAGTTGGGATGTGGCCGAGCAGGGATTTTCAAAGATTGCTTTAATAACGGCAGCACAATTACAGTATCTAAGCAGCAGGGGCATGGAAATTGCAAGCCATGGCCAACATCATTTAAGGGCTAGCCAAATTAGTACTGAAAATTTTATAAAAGAGATTTCAGCTTCCAAAACAATTATTGAAACACTAATCGACAAAAAAGTACACACCTTTACCTTCCCTTATGGGGATGTACCCAAAAATTACAGACAGCTTTTAAGGCTTTCCGGTTACGGATATGGTCTTTCTATTTATCAGGCTAAAGAAAGTAATTTTGCCCTGCGCAGGATAGGCATACACCAATCGGATACCGCCAACTCCATTTCTTTTAAACTCAGCCAAAGCTATCAGCTCATGCGCGCGCTGTTTGACCCCCTCCTTTCACTTCAATTTTTTTTAAGGCTTAAAGCAGCCTATTTTCCATTTCTGTTTATTCAGGTTTATGATCTCTTCAATGGAAAGAAAATGATATCGCTGTTTTAG
- a CDS encoding WcaF family extracellular polysaccharide biosynthesis acetyltransferase: MNKTQLNKNFNTGNFHIGASALKQFLWYFTDVFFFKTKLIPISSILVFLLRLFGAKIGKEVRIKPGIYVKYPWKLVIGNYSWLADCYIENLDFVYIGDNCCISQQAMLITGNHNYRKTSFDLFTAPITLEDGAWIGAAAKVCPGIKVHNHAVLTMGSVATKALAAYAIYQGNPAVKIKEREIR; the protein is encoded by the coding sequence TTGAACAAGACACAACTAAATAAAAACTTTAACACAGGCAATTTCCACATTGGAGCCTCGGCTTTAAAACAGTTTTTATGGTATTTCACAGATGTGTTTTTCTTTAAAACTAAGCTTATTCCAATAAGTAGTATACTTGTTTTTTTGCTGAGGTTATTTGGGGCAAAAATTGGAAAAGAAGTTAGGATTAAGCCAGGTATATATGTTAAATACCCATGGAAACTCGTTATCGGCAATTATAGCTGGCTTGCAGACTGCTACATCGAGAACTTAGACTTTGTATATATAGGCGATAACTGCTGTATCTCGCAACAGGCCATGCTGATAACCGGAAATCATAATTACCGTAAAACAAGTTTCGATTTGTTTACTGCTCCCATTACACTTGAAGATGGCGCATGGATTGGGGCAGCAGCCAAGGTATGCCCGGGCATAAAGGTGCATAACCATGCCGTACTTACCATGGGCAGTGTAGCCACAAAGGCATTGGCTGCTTATGCAATTTATCAAGGCAACCCTGCAGTTAAAATTAAGGAGCGCGAAATTCGTTAA
- the xrtY gene encoding exosortase Y yields the protein MNEIQTKEARKQANKKAIKFIVALFVLYILFSQANLFMNSVTSPGAKYYNATISAHFNYIQGLRTALIVPAVWIIKAFGFYAIYNETDVMVVAGPYLRINYSCLGLGVMSFLAAFVLAFPAPWKSTFKMLATGIVTIYILNVCRIAGLGVLLGLFESQRQNFTYHHEIFNVIVYICIFVMLYLWIKKNTKEVNKTKNEDTDQPQQD from the coding sequence ATGAACGAAATCCAGACCAAAGAAGCCAGAAAACAAGCAAATAAGAAAGCAATAAAATTTATAGTAGCGCTTTTTGTATTATATATCTTATTCAGTCAGGCAAACCTGTTTATGAACAGTGTAACTAGCCCGGGAGCAAAATATTATAATGCAACAATCAGTGCACATTTCAATTATATACAAGGCTTAAGAACAGCATTAATTGTTCCTGCGGTATGGATTATCAAAGCATTTGGCTTTTACGCCATCTATAACGAAACGGATGTAATGGTTGTAGCAGGGCCTTATCTCCGCATCAATTATTCATGTCTTGGCCTGGGGGTGATGAGTTTTTTAGCAGCCTTTGTACTGGCATTCCCTGCTCCATGGAAATCTACCTTTAAGATGCTGGCCACTGGGATTGTGACGATTTATATTTTAAATGTTTGCCGCATTGCTGGGTTAGGTGTTCTGCTTGGCCTCTTCGAATCGCAAAGGCAAAACTTTACTTACCACCACGAGATCTTTAACGTAATTGTATATATCTGCATATTTGTAATGTTATACCTCTGGATCAAGAAAAATACAAAAGAAGTTAACAAAACAAAAAACGAAGATACCGATCAACCTCAGCAAGATTAA
- a CDS encoding glycosyltransferase family 2 protein, translating to MNQEFSFIILTFNEEVHLPRLLASIKDLQADIFILDSGSSDETLNIAETYGAEIKNNAFINHPKQWDFALKNFNIKTPWTIGLDADQVITPELFDQLQKFRHTDFEGINGIYFNRKNYFQGSWIRYGGYYPIYLLKMFRTGIGYSDLNENMDHRFIVPGKTIIWKKGHLLEENLKENNIDFWFKKHEKYSDLIAQEEIERMQKLRTQTLKPSIWGNPDEKKAWLKRLWWKLPLGLRPYLYYGYRMVFQFGILDNKIARKFHYLQGLWFRKLVDRKILALRKQNE from the coding sequence ATGAACCAGGAATTCAGCTTTATCATTCTAACTTTTAACGAAGAAGTTCATCTTCCCCGTTTGTTAGCCTCCATCAAAGATCTACAGGCCGATATCTTTATTTTGGATAGCGGAAGTAGTGATGAAACGTTAAACATTGCCGAAACATATGGTGCAGAAATAAAAAACAATGCCTTTATCAATCATCCCAAACAATGGGATTTTGCACTGAAAAATTTTAATATTAAAACACCTTGGACAATCGGACTGGATGCAGATCAGGTGATAACGCCAGAACTTTTCGATCAACTTCAAAAATTTAGGCACACAGATTTCGAAGGTATAAACGGAATTTATTTTAACCGGAAAAACTATTTCCAAGGCAGCTGGATCCGCTATGGGGGGTACTACCCTATTTATTTATTGAAAATGTTCAGAACCGGAATTGGTTATTCAGATTTAAATGAGAATATGGATCACCGCTTTATCGTACCAGGCAAAACCATCATCTGGAAGAAAGGGCACTTATTGGAAGAAAATCTTAAAGAGAATAATATCGATTTCTGGTTTAAAAAACATGAAAAATATAGCGACCTGATTGCCCAGGAAGAAATAGAGCGGATGCAAAAGCTACGGACCCAAACATTAAAACCAAGTATCTGGGGCAATCCTGATGAAAAAAAAGCCTGGTTAAAAAGACTTTGGTGGAAACTGCCACTGGGATTGCGCCCTTATTTGTACTATGGTTACCGCATGGTATTCCAATTCGGCATCCTCGATAATAAAATAGCCAGAAAATTTCATTATCTACAAGGGCTCTGGTTTAGAAAACTGGTAGATAGAAAAATTCTGGCCTTGCGAAAGCAAAATGAATAA